GGTTCTGGATACCCTGTAGTCAGAAATCGGAACCGGAATCGATTTTCACCGattccttattttaatatccAGACCCTCCCCTATTTTTcatacgagctacccggaccctaccctaacgggtaggttccgatCGATTCCGAATATACCCGATATCCATGCACACCTAGCCAAAAGCTATCTTATATCGCGCATGTGTGGACTTTTCTCTACATATATGAAAGTGCGTTAGGTGTGCTGGGGGAGAAACGGGTGGCACGCCCTTCTAACAAGTGGCCATTTTTTTCCATTGGCAGTGGGCGAAAGTCATGGTCTTTGTCTTCTTGCTACAATTAATGATGATGGCGCCATCTAAAGTCTTGGCTAAAGTTTCTTTTCTATACTTCTTGTCGTGCTGTTTGAATTCATTTTTCATTGCTCGATTTGCTGCTTATACACATACATAATATACTGAGCTGAATTTGATCATGGCTGAAGTGCTGTTGGGCTCTTTCCTTCAAGTGTTGTTTGACAGATTGGCCTCTCGTGAGCTGCTCAATTATGCTCGACGGGAGAAGCTCCGTTCTCGGCTCAAGAGGTGGGAGAGGAACCTGCAGGATATTAACATCGTCCTGGAAGATGCCGAGGACCGGGCAATGGGTGGAGAGAGCCGAGTGATCACCCCTTGGCTGGACGACCTCAGGGACTTGGCTTACGAAGTAGATGACCTGCTAGATGAGTTCGGCACCGAGGAGGCGCTGCGCAGCAGCTTCATGCCCTCTGATCAGGCCGGTGCTTCTTCGAGCAAGCTGTACAGTCTTCTGCTCCCTAGATGTATAACTTGTAATTTGAGCCCCAGAAGACTCGTGTTCAAGCACGAGATGGGATCTAAGGTCAAAGAGATTGATGGTAGATTGGCTGACATCAAGAGCCGCAAGGAAACTCTCAGACTATCGGAGGGCGGTGGGGGgagaatatatatagctaGCCACCAGAGAAGATTGCCCAGCACTTATTTGGCAGAGCCCTTCATTCTCGGCAGAGACAATGACAGAGAGGCTATCATGAACTTCCTGATGGATGAAAACGAGGATCTCTCTGTTATTCCCATCGTCGGGATGGGAGGGTTAGGCAAGACGACTCTCGCTCGGTTAGTCTATAATGATGAGAAGGTGAAAGGATCCTTCCCTGTAAGAGCGTGGGCCTGTGTCTCCGATGAGTTCGACGTGCTGGCTGTAATGAGGACGATATTCTTGCAGATAATGGGTCGGGCTCACGAGGGAAAGGATTTGAATGTCCTCCAAGTTGAAATCCAGAATAGTCTCTCAGTCTCAGGAAAGAAATTCCTCATTGTTTTGGACGATGTCTGGGACAAGGAGGATGCGACATTACATGACCGTTGGACTCTCCTGCGAAGGAAATTCGAGTCAGGCAGAGCGAAAGGTAGTAAAATCATCTCACAACTCGAAATCATACTGTTGCATCCACCGTGAAGAGCCGGACTGGGCCAGTGTACACATTGGGTACGCTTTCCCCTGATGATTGTAAGGCTTTACTCGCTTACCATGCGCTTGGTGTGGTCAACTTCGATAATCACCCTGATATAAAGCCTGCGGGTGAGAAGATTGCTGCGAAATGTGCAGGCTTGCCTCTAGCAGCAAAGACTGTTGGGGGTGTGCTACGATCAAGATATGAACTCGGCGAGTGGAAAACCATAGCACAGAGTAGGATATGGGATCTTCCTGAGACGAAAGGCGTGCCCCAAGCTTTGCTCCTCAGCTATATTTATCTCCCTTCGGACTTGAAGCGATGCTTTGTGTACTGCGCAGTATTTCCCAAGGACCACGAATTCGACAAGGATGATTTGATCTCATTGTGGATGGCCGAGGGTCTTTTGGGGAGGGCACGTTTAGAGGAGAGCATGCGAGATCTTGGCTTGAGATATTTTCGTGAACTATTGAGTAGATCATTCTTTCATCCATTCAGCGGGCAAGAATCGTCGTTTGTTATGCATGATCTCCTGAGCGACTTAGCAGCATCGATTGCAGGGGAGTTCTGCTTGAGTTTAGGGGAAGGTCAGTTGGACTCTtgcaaagagaagaaaagtctCGAAAAGGTACGACACTTGTCACTTAATCCCCACCATTACGAGGTATCAGGCAGGTTTGAAGGGTTTCATTGCCTAAGGGGATTGCGAACCATCCTAACACTAAACTCTGGTAAGTACTTATATAATTATGTCACCGACAAGGTGATAGATGATGTTCTTCGACACCAAAAGATTTTAAGGGTCCTTTCTTTATACGGCTATCGAATTAGTGAAGTGCCGAATTGCATTGGGAGTCTGAGGCATTTGCGCTATCTTAATCTTTCGGGTAGTTGTATAAAATGCCTTCCTAGTTCCATGTCTACTCTATACAACTTGGAGATCTTGATACTGATAGATTGTGAAGAATTGGTGGAATTGCCGAGTTGGATCAACCAGCTAATTAACCTAAGTTGTCTCGTTATTAGTGGAACCTCATCATTAAATGTTGGGAAGGGATATACTTAACCAAataataacgcagcgattaatcttcctcccctactagtgtaatcgagataggaactaatcaaatcaaccaacaagcagtaaagtaaaagaacaccaagaattttatgtggaaaaccccgatgtggggaaaaatcacgggaccaactccgaatcaaaaatccactatgaatgaaaggttatacaatgtctttcatcaagggtaaacccttggatcaccaaactcaagagaaacactctcttggatcacccaaacactaaattcgtcacccacaccgggtggttcacaaaatcagctgaaacagcacctacagagctcgaatagaaattctgaccgttcagaacttagccccacgtgttgtgaagctgctgtcaaaatttcgtcccaatcggagttcgtttgacgtcctgatcgaggtttgatctccagctgcgcgctgccccctGTTGATCCGAATTCTGCTCTGCTCTTCTCTGTTATTATGTGCTAATTTGCTGCTATATTCTGCTGCCTCTTACCCAGCTAATTTAGCTGAAaattaaccctaacaaaagtgggttcttgggcctattaaagcccgataaaagcccaatataATTTGAGTCCAACTTcttccaaattggagggatacccaacaaactccccctcccgactatttggacgcttcaagcataccggctatacttcggcaaatatgaagtttctccctagcgagaggttttgtcatcatatcagcttcattctcatcagtgtgcactttgtctagcttcactagcttggactccaacacatctctaatctaataaaacttgatatcgatatgcttcgacctcgaatggaaagtgggattcttgcaaagatgaatggcgctttgactatcacagtgtagaacatacctttcttgcttcaagctcaactcctgcaaaaaattttgcaaccacaacatctccttgcaaccttcggtcaccgcaatgtattcggcttccgttgtagacaaagcgatgcacttttgaagccttgattgccatgagatagctccccctgcaaaagtcatcaagtatcccgaagtaGATTTTCGGGAATCGATATCTCTTGCCATATCCGCATCCgtgtagcccactaactccggcttaccagtgctaaagtgtaaacacaccttggatgttcctctgagatacctcagaatccacttaactgcattccaatgctctttccccagattggagagaaaacgactaaccacaccaacagaatgagcgatatctggtcttatacagaccatggcatacatcaaactCCCTACAACTGATGAGTAAGggactttcttcatctcttctttctcattctcacttgtaggacattgcttcgagctaagtttgaaatgagaagcaagtggtgatgaaactagtttagcattacccatgttgaaccgatccaaaatcttctcgatgtacttctcttgagaaagccaaattTTTCCACTTGATATGttacgagaaatatgcatcccaaagatctgctttgccggtcccaaatccttcatggcaaaggacttactgagctctttcttcaactctgcaatcttactcatatcatgaccaacaagtAACATATTATCCACATAtaatagtaaaatgataaaatcaccatctgagaattgtttcacaaacacacaatgatctgcagttgtccgtgtgtagccatggctcaacatgaaagagtcaaactcaacatgaaagagtcaaactttttgtaccactgccgaggtgcttgcttaagcccatacaagctcttcctcagcttgcacaccaaatgctccttacctttaacttggaatccttcaggctgctccatatatatttcttcctccaagtcaccatgcaagaaagctgtttttacatcgagctgctcgatctccaaattcagaATAGCTGTCAGTGCGAGAATAACTCGGAttgatgacatcttgacaacgggcgagaagatctcctcgaaaTCAACTcttttcttctggttgaaacctttcactaccagtcgagcCTTGTATCGAGGTCacgagttctctgtcttcaacctatagacccatttgttcttcaatgctctcttaccttgcggtagcttgactaggtcatacgtgtgattttcagacaaggagttcatctcctcattcatcgccttcaaccagtgcaccttgtgctcatgtgccacagcttcatcatagcactcaggttctcccccgtcagtcagtagcacatactcatgaggcggatatcttgtagaagGTCGTCTTACTCGGTCAGATCGTCTAGGTAAatctgcaggctctaactgtaactgcgagcctgtgtcatccgtagtcacatcatcatctacctgatgaatctcacccccagtcgtggtttcttcatactcaccaggtacctcttccactagatgctctacatcaaccggtataggaatagagatctcgtgaggattgcctactctggccttctctaacttttgcaaatcctcgattgtctggtcctcaaagaagacaacatccctgctcctgatgatcttcttgctatcagggtcccaaaacctgtacccgaactcttcatgtgcataacccaagaagatgcattgttttgccttggcatcaagttttgatctttcatctcgaggaatgtgaacagatgccctgcacccgaagactctgagatgcttgtatgatactttcttctcggtccacacctgctggggtacatctccatcatgtgcaactgacggtgtaagattaataagatcaaccgctgacctcattgcctcACCCCAAAAAGATTTAGACAGTTTCGCTTGaaaaagcatacaacgaactctctcaacaattgtgcggctcatcctctctgcaagcccgttctCCCGTGGTGTtttcggtaccgtcttctcaagtttgataccgtgagtcctgcaataattctcgaaaggacccctatactcaccaccattatcagctctgacacatttcagcttcatgcccgtttctctttccactgctacatgaaagttcttgaaaatctcagtcacttgatctttagttctcatagggtaagcccaaaccttcctggtgtgatcatctataaaggtcacaaaatagagagcaccaccaagagatctatccgacatgaaacaaacatcagtatgcacaagatcaagtatatgattgcatctagagggacgacttctaacaaaagaaactttcCTCTACTTACCAGCTgaacagtgatcacaagtgctcaagtgcatacctttaacgggcaaagactgctttctggcaagaatttgaatacctttctcgctgatatgcccaagtctcctgtgccatagctcgataggataatcctcaacaacattaatttgaccggagttgtgtctggcacgcaacctgtagagagtgtcggttttctgaccccgtgccacaatcaacgaacccttggagagcttccatctcccattgctaaattcgttactgtagccttcatcatcaagctgacccgtcgagattaggttaaggcgaatttctggaacatgcctcaccttcttcagaagcaacttgcagccaagctcggtctctagacagacatcaccagtaccgacaatcttgcatgattgtccattccccattctcacataaccatagtccccagtagtgtaagatgagaagaaatcccgatgaggagtgacatgaaacgaggcacctgtatctgcaactcaggtagagtcctgacaagtgaaattcacataggcttcatcacaaatgatgtaaGTCTCTTCATCagatgccactgctgtagtgccttcttccttcttgctctcaccgttgccattctgatttttcttcaaagctctacactcccttttgtaatgtccctcttttccacagtgatagcaagtgaccactttcctcgtcttcgactttgatctacccctcgatttgccacgtgagttactatgcttggaagagaaatttctgctttgacttctcccccgttgttcagtaaccaaagcttcagactgaatggaaatcccCGAGCATTTCCTTCTAGtttcctcattaaataaactatctgtcaccgtggccaacgatagcttcccgtttggcgcagaattgcttaaaacaaccacaagtgtgtcccaattatctggtagagtccctaaaagtagacaagcccgcaactcatcgggtaatattatctccaggttcgtcaactggttaataatatcttggaaattactcatgtgcacagccatatcacctccatcatggtaacgaagatgaaccagcttcttcacgaggaatACCTTATTTTGCGGAGTCTTCCTCGcgtagagatttgtcaatttatcccacaaaacgtttgtctcctgagcaacatgatgataaatactattgtctatccactgccgaatcaaaccagTAGTCTTtcgatttg
The sequence above is drawn from the Punica granatum isolate Tunisia-2019 chromosome 5, ASM765513v2, whole genome shotgun sequence genome and encodes:
- the LOC116208953 gene encoding putative disease resistance protein RGA3; its protein translation is MAEVLLGSFLQVLFDRLASRELLNYARREKLRSRLKRWERNLQDINIVLEDAEDRAMGGESRVITPWLDDLRDLAYEVDDLLDEFGTEEALRSSFMPSDQAGASSSKLYSLLLPRCITCNLSPRRLVFKHEMGSKVKEIDGRLADIKSRKETLRLSEGGGGRIYIASHQRRLPSTYLAEPFILGRDNDREAIMNFLMDENEDLSVIPIVGMGGLGKTTLARLVYNDEKVKGSFPVRAWACVSDEFDVLAVMRTIFLQIMGRAHEGKDLNVLQVEIQNSLSVSGKKFLIVLDDVWDKEDATLHDRWTLLRRKFESGRAKVYTLGTLSPDDCKALLAYHALGVVNFDNHPDIKPAGEKIAAKCAGLPLAAKTVGGVLRSRYELGEWKTIAQSRIWDLPETKGVPQALLLSYIYLPSDLKRCFVYCAVFPKDHEFDKDDLISLWMAEGLLGRARLEESMRDLGLRYFRELLSRSFFHPFSGQESSFVMHDLLSDLAASIAGEFCLSLGEGQLDSCKEKKSLEKKDRNATSLGVLPQLKEVDVQRMDAICAVGPEFYGNMVKPFPSLEKLVFVEMYAWEQWSFSTGNDQGNGPFPRLRKLKLRDCPKLLIIERWLNQFPMLVELVIDECPLLEKRGRFGDCDGRMVTGVVSISSSIKCLTMVKIARISELTNFLRGGALSSLATLQVLWIERCDELTCLWEEKDGGAAGINRNRALKHLRIEGCHGLVKIGAFPPNLEDLHLKDCLNLEELPNDMPSSLRVLVVSSPKKLDIYRSEVLGLSLEGTTTMGLEEIAIACCKMLNSLSPHLHRSFTRLTQLHLKDCPALELRVLAVASRHPVSSSYSWLPRDQVSLTADACSLVPARTRDCTGIASFPEEGLPPNQAHLNVWECENLNRPMSKWGLKETTAFRGLTIGGKIGCLVGTNSFPPPPDHEEEDEGRGQGKGGWHVLPPSMISRCKATSLLKLKFLPREGFLASLGLLHIGGCSEDLVGDYFPIIERIPDICL